A single region of the Pectinophora gossypiella chromosome 2, ilPecGoss1.1, whole genome shotgun sequence genome encodes:
- the LOC126371700 gene encoding zinc finger protein 62-like yields the protein MAVQANLERYCRLCAEEQEVTIMIFSAEAEAMLLQNKLNKYLLIEVDEDDKLPKNICIKCCSKLQTVCEFIDTARKAQQILLDRSIVLDQMTDCFTNSNIKAESPSDDDEMEVSVDPMVVLQNSEETMSLNFPVNCQSAPNDMTNMHVDEGEFATIKLIKKGDQTMAVDISSTTSTIEEKRDRDSKPFPCLTCRRSFLTELALKNHLWVHINEDKTIKRYQCSHCPDNFDYKYDLISHLKEHRTSGTCNLCGRAFRTEANLKAHMALHLTAGKSYTCKVCGRSYNTRSNLTTHSITHSNERPYQCHICKKSFKRNQDLKFHLNQHTGAKPYKCPFCDKSFASSGNCYSHRSRMHPGRRLEPGMVRRRVNRDGAPLGRPPRRVAASSDKQLDTRITTPKVTVKGVQRYQCSMCDHSFIRRDNFTYHMYQHTGQKPFQCSFCSERFITRKGLLLHHDKEHQERDRPLALLSKNVLLK from the exons ATGGCTGTTCAAGCGAACTTAGAACGCTATTGCCGGCTTTGTGCCGAAGAGCAAGAAGTTACTATAATGATATTCAGTGCAGAAGCCGAAGCTATGCTTCTTcagaacaaattaaataaatacttattgatTGAG GTTGATGAAGATGATAAGTTACCcaaaaacatttgtataaagTGTTGTTCAAAGTTGCAAACTGTGTGTGAGTTCATTGACACAGCTCGAAAAGCTCAACAAATTCTACTGGACCGCAGCATTGTGCTAGATCAGATGACTGACTGCTTTACTAATTCAAATATTAAGGCTGAGTCACcctctgatgatgatgaaatggaaGTTAGTGTAGACCCCATGGTAGTGCTGCAAAATTCGGAAGAAACTATGTCACTGAATTTCCCTGTAAACTGTCAGTCTGCCCCTAATGATATGACTAACATGCATGTGGATGAAGGAGAATTTGCTACCATCAAATTGATCAAGAAAGGTGATCAAACTATGGCTGTTGATATTTCATCAACTACTTCTACTATTGAGGAGAAACGAGATAGAGACTCAAAACCATTCCCTTGTTTAACCTGCAGAAGAAGCTTTCTGACTGAATTGGCTTTGAAAAATCATCTTTGGGTTCATATAAATGAAGATAAAACAATAAAACGATACCAATGTAGCCACTGTCCTGATAACTTTGACTACAAGTATGACTTGATTTCACATCTCAAAGAACACAGGACCTCAGGGACATGTAATCTATGTGGGAGAGC GTTTAGAACAGAAGCAAACCTTAAAGCCCACATGGCCCTCCACCTGACAGCTGGTAAATCTTACACATGCAAGGTATGTGGACGATCCTACAACACCCGAAGTAACCTGACAACACACAGCATCACACATAGCAATGAAAGGCCATACCAGTGTCACATATGTAAAAAGAGTTTCAAGAGAAATCAAGATTTAAAG ttcCACCTCAATCAACACACTGGAGCAAAACCCTACAAGTGTCCATTCTGTGATAAGTCGTTTGCAAGTTCAGGGAACTGCTATTCACATAGAAGTCGCATGCATCCAGGTCGACGGTTGGAACCCGGAATGGTGCGCCGTCGTGTTAATAGAGATGGTGCTCCTCTGGGACGTCCACCTCGTCGCGTTGCCGCCTCATCTGACAAACAGTTAGATACTCGAATAACAACCCCCAAAGTCACTGTAAAAGGTGTTCAAAGATATCAATGTTCCATGTGTGATCACTCCTTCATTAGAAGAGATAACTTTACG TATCACATGTATCAACATACTGGTCAGAAACCATTCCAGTGTTCCTTCTGTTCAGAAAGGTTTATCACCAGGAAAGGACTACTACTGCACCACGACAAAGAACATCAAGAGAGAGACCGCCCATTAGCTCTGCTTTCGAAAAATGTCTTACTCAAATAA
- the LOC126376515 gene encoding nicotinate phosphoribosyltransferase isoform X1 — translation MSSAELTMQRKMARQNGIVQPLLTDLYQITMAYAYWKSDRVNDVAVFDLFFRTNPFHGEFTIFAGLEECLKFLENFHYSDSDIDYLMHILPDNIEPEFYAYLKDITCKDIKLSAIEEGSVVFPRVPLLRVEGPLIIAQLLETTLLTLVNFASLMATNAARYRMVAGRHVSLLEFGLRRAQGPDGGLSASKYAYIGGFDGTSNVLAGKMFNIPVKGTHAHSFVTSFTTLDDIHSVVLRHAETEKQYNLLELALEWRKRVSSVIDISPEGASDGELAAMISYALAFPSGFLALVDTYDVKRYNFQGLQSRHRQHMNGHSGYNSNCGTNGPRVQNTPSINSTYGYSMVERTLRSGLLSFCAVALALNDCGYRAVGIRIDSGDLAYLSVLAREVFEQVSEAFKLPWFAKLTIVASNDINEETILSLNEQGHKIDCFGIGTHLVTCQRQPALGCVYKLVEINGQPRIKLSQDVGKVTIPGHKEAYRLFGADGHALIDLLQRSLEPPPQVGQKVLCRHPFQESKRAYVIPSKVEHLYKVYWKDGSIFTMPKPLSEVRERVQSSLRTLRQDIKRNLNPTPYKVAVSDDLYSFIHDLWLQNAPIGELS, via the exons ATGTCTAGTGCAGAATTAACCATGCAGAGGAAGATGGCACGGCAAAATGGAATTGTGCAACCTTTACTGACAG ATCTGTATCAAATAACTATGGCCTATGCATATTGGAAATCTGATAGAGTCAATGATGTAGCAGTGTTTGATTTATTTTTCCGTACCAATCCATTCCATGGGGAATTCACTATATTTGCTGGCCTTGAAGAATGCCTAAAATTTTTGGAGAATTTCCATTATTCGGACAGCG atATTGATTATTTGATGCATATATTACCAGACAATATTGAGCCAGAATTTTATGCTTATTTAAAAGATATAACATGCAAGGATATAAAACTGAGTGCCATTGAAGAAGGTTCCGTCGTCTTTCCAag AGTACCACTGCTGAGAGTGGAAGGCCCCCTAATAATTGCACAATTGTTAGAAACGACCTTATTAACCCTGGTTAACTTTGCAAG CTTAATGGCTACGAATGCGGCGCGATATCGGATGGTAGCTGGTAGACACGTGTCGCTGCTGGAGTTCGGGCTGCGTCGAGCACAAGGCCCCGACGGCGGACTGTCAGCCTCGAAATATGCATATATCG GGGGATTTGACGGAACGAGCAATGTATTGGCCGGGAAAATGTTCAACATACCTGTGAAAGGGACTCATGCGCATTCATTTGTGACATCATTCACCACTTTGGACGACATACACTCGGTGGTACTGAGACATGCAGAGACCGAGAAACAGTACAATCTGTTAGAGCTGGCTCTGGAGTGGCGCAAGCGCGTCTCGTCCGTGATAGACATATCCCCGGAAGGCGCAAGCGACGGCGAACTGGCCGCTATGATATCATATGCCCTAGCATTCCCGTCTGGTTtcttggctctagtggatacgTACGATGTCAAGAGGTATAATTTTCAAGGCTTACAGTCACGACACAGGCAGCATATGAATGGGCATTCTGGCTACAATAGCAACTGTGGAACCAATGGTCCCAGAGTACAAAACACACCGAGTATAAATAGTACATATGGATATAGCATGGTCGAACGCACACTGAG GAGTGGTCTACTGAGTTTCTGTGCTGTGGCCTTAGCATTGAATGATTGTGGATATCGAGCAGTGGGCATCCGCATCGACAGCGGCGATCTGGCCTACCTATCAGTGCTGGCTCGAGAGGTCTTCGAACAAGTCTCTGAAGCGTTCAAGCTGCCCTGGTTTGCCAAGCTTACAATAGTCGCATCGAATGACATCAACGAAGAAACGATCTTAAGTTTAAATGAACAAGGTCACAAAATCGACTGTTTTGGCATCGGCACACATTTAG TGACGTGTCAGCGGCAGCCGGCCCTGGGGTGTGTTTACAAGCTGGTGGAAATTAACGGCCAGCCTCGCATCAAGCTGAGCCAGGATGTCGGGAAAGTCACCATTCCGGGGCATAAGGAG GCTTACCGATTGTTCGGCGCGGACGGGCACGCCCTGATCGATCTGCTGCAACGGTCGCTGGAGCCGCCCCCTCAGGTCGGCCAAAAGGTGCTCTGTCGACACCCCTTCCAAGAATCCAAGAGGGCTTACGTCATACCTAGCAAAGTCGAACACCTCTATAAG GTATACTGGAAAGACGGCAGCATCTTCACCATGCCTAAGCCACTATCGGAAGTGCGTGAAAGGGTGCAGTCGTCGCTCCGAACATTGCGGCAAGACATCAAGAGGAATTTAAATCCCACGCCTTACAAG gtGGCAGTCAGTGATGACCTGTACAGCTTCATTCACGATCTGTGGCTTCAGAACGCTCCCATCGGCGAACTGTCATGA
- the LOC126376515 gene encoding nicotinate phosphoribosyltransferase isoform X2 gives MSSAELTMQRKMARQNGIVQPLLTDLYQITMAYAYWKSDRVNDVAVFDLFFRTNPFHGEFTIFAGLEECLKFLENFHYSDSDIDYLMHILPDNIEPEFYAYLKDITCKDIKLSAIEEGSVVFPRVPLLRVEGPLIIAQLLETTLLTLVNFASLMATNAARYRMVAGRHVSLLEFGLRRAQGPDGGLSASKYAYIGGFDGTSNVLAGKMFNIPVKGTHAHSFVTSFTTLDDIHSVVLRHAETEKQYNLLELALEWRKRVSSVIDISPEGASDGELAAMISYALAFPSGFLALVDTYDVKRSGLLSFCAVALALNDCGYRAVGIRIDSGDLAYLSVLAREVFEQVSEAFKLPWFAKLTIVASNDINEETILSLNEQGHKIDCFGIGTHLVTCQRQPALGCVYKLVEINGQPRIKLSQDVGKVTIPGHKEAYRLFGADGHALIDLLQRSLEPPPQVGQKVLCRHPFQESKRAYVIPSKVEHLYKVYWKDGSIFTMPKPLSEVRERVQSSLRTLRQDIKRNLNPTPYKVAVSDDLYSFIHDLWLQNAPIGELS, from the exons ATGTCTAGTGCAGAATTAACCATGCAGAGGAAGATGGCACGGCAAAATGGAATTGTGCAACCTTTACTGACAG ATCTGTATCAAATAACTATGGCCTATGCATATTGGAAATCTGATAGAGTCAATGATGTAGCAGTGTTTGATTTATTTTTCCGTACCAATCCATTCCATGGGGAATTCACTATATTTGCTGGCCTTGAAGAATGCCTAAAATTTTTGGAGAATTTCCATTATTCGGACAGCG atATTGATTATTTGATGCATATATTACCAGACAATATTGAGCCAGAATTTTATGCTTATTTAAAAGATATAACATGCAAGGATATAAAACTGAGTGCCATTGAAGAAGGTTCCGTCGTCTTTCCAag AGTACCACTGCTGAGAGTGGAAGGCCCCCTAATAATTGCACAATTGTTAGAAACGACCTTATTAACCCTGGTTAACTTTGCAAG CTTAATGGCTACGAATGCGGCGCGATATCGGATGGTAGCTGGTAGACACGTGTCGCTGCTGGAGTTCGGGCTGCGTCGAGCACAAGGCCCCGACGGCGGACTGTCAGCCTCGAAATATGCATATATCG GGGGATTTGACGGAACGAGCAATGTATTGGCCGGGAAAATGTTCAACATACCTGTGAAAGGGACTCATGCGCATTCATTTGTGACATCATTCACCACTTTGGACGACATACACTCGGTGGTACTGAGACATGCAGAGACCGAGAAACAGTACAATCTGTTAGAGCTGGCTCTGGAGTGGCGCAAGCGCGTCTCGTCCGTGATAGACATATCCCCGGAAGGCGCAAGCGACGGCGAACTGGCCGCTATGATATCATATGCCCTAGCATTCCCGTCTGGTTtcttggctctagtggatacgTACGATGTCAAGAG GAGTGGTCTACTGAGTTTCTGTGCTGTGGCCTTAGCATTGAATGATTGTGGATATCGAGCAGTGGGCATCCGCATCGACAGCGGCGATCTGGCCTACCTATCAGTGCTGGCTCGAGAGGTCTTCGAACAAGTCTCTGAAGCGTTCAAGCTGCCCTGGTTTGCCAAGCTTACAATAGTCGCATCGAATGACATCAACGAAGAAACGATCTTAAGTTTAAATGAACAAGGTCACAAAATCGACTGTTTTGGCATCGGCACACATTTAG TGACGTGTCAGCGGCAGCCGGCCCTGGGGTGTGTTTACAAGCTGGTGGAAATTAACGGCCAGCCTCGCATCAAGCTGAGCCAGGATGTCGGGAAAGTCACCATTCCGGGGCATAAGGAG GCTTACCGATTGTTCGGCGCGGACGGGCACGCCCTGATCGATCTGCTGCAACGGTCGCTGGAGCCGCCCCCTCAGGTCGGCCAAAAGGTGCTCTGTCGACACCCCTTCCAAGAATCCAAGAGGGCTTACGTCATACCTAGCAAAGTCGAACACCTCTATAAG GTATACTGGAAAGACGGCAGCATCTTCACCATGCCTAAGCCACTATCGGAAGTGCGTGAAAGGGTGCAGTCGTCGCTCCGAACATTGCGGCAAGACATCAAGAGGAATTTAAATCCCACGCCTTACAAG gtGGCAGTCAGTGATGACCTGTACAGCTTCATTCACGATCTGTGGCTTCAGAACGCTCCCATCGGCGAACTGTCATGA